The Dysidea avara chromosome 13, odDysAvar1.4, whole genome shotgun sequence genome includes a region encoding these proteins:
- the LOC136242685 gene encoding type-1 angiotensin II receptor-associated protein-like, with product MVQLPNIPNITVPFSVVVLVHFFFASQVQLTPLFAGWVPSYLFTHLGLMMIALWVAYQKRDFEPIIAYIIAVAISMLNDIIMLGLYFEDAQDATDGEKSKIRDTWRYSAALVIIHLLAKPLCILYALFAAFMRYNARREGNANDYERIGGSDGQQ from the exons ATGGTGCAGTTGCCAAACATACCCAACATAACCGTACCGTTCTCG GTAGTCGTGTTGGTGCATTTCTTCTTTGCATCCCA agttcagctaacaccACTGTTCGCTGGGTGGGTGCCTAGTTACCTATTCACTCATCTTGGGTTGATGATGATTGCTCTGTGGGTGGCATACCAGAAGAGAGATTTTGAGCCAATAATAGCCTACATCATAGCAGTCGCAATTAGTATGTTGAATGACATCATCATGTTGGGATTGTACTTTGAAGACGCACAAGATGCTACTGATG GTGAGAAATCCAAAATTCGTGACACTTGGCGTTATTCTGCAGC ATTAGTGATTATCCACTTGCTAGCTAAG CCGCTGTGCATTCTGTATGCACTGTTTGCAGCCTTCATGAGATATA ATGCAAGGCGTGAAGGCAATGCTAATGACTATGAGAGGATTGGAGGGTCTGACGGTCAACAATAG
- the LOC136242687 gene encoding type-1 angiotensin II receptor-associated protein-like, whose translation MAQISLPNIPNVPNIPVPFSVVILVHFFFASHVQLSDLFYQWMPSYLFTHLVVILIALWVAYQKKGYEPIIAYIIAVAISMLNDIIMLGLYFEDTQDATDDQEHKIRDTWRYSAAAVIIHLLAKPLCILYALFAAFMRYNAGREGNPDDYHRPEESDDQQ comes from the exons ATGGCCCAGATATCGTTGCCAAACATACCCAACGTACCCAATATACCCGTACCTTTTTCG GTTGTTATATTGGTGCATTTCTTCTTTGCATCCCA tgttcagctatCAGATCTGTTCTATCAGTGGATGCCTAGTTACCTATTCACTCACCTCGTAGTGATATTGATTGCTTTGTGGGTGGCATACCAGAAGAAAGGTTATGAGCCGATAATAGCCTACATCATAGCAGTCGCCATTAGTATGTTGAATGACATCATCATGTTGGGACTGTACTTTGAAGACACACAAGATGCTACTGATG ATCAGGAACACAAAATTCGTGACACTTGGCGTTATTCTGCAGC AGCAGTGATTATCCACTTGCTAGCTAAG CCGCTGTGCATTCTGTATGCACTGTTTGCAGCCTTCATGAGATATA ATGCAGGACGTGAAGGCAATCCTGATGACTATCACAGGCCTGAAGAGTCTGACGATCAACAATAA
- the LOC136242690 gene encoding uncharacterized protein isoform X2: protein MLFYVESKLYPGRTMVLVCSRSDSVARAKALLLHILSEVTHKTDHFFRLKYRGEFMKDALSLQDYGVDDMSVVKMIPLYHSSQLDMANPVNPNKQDDIFVALDKEKVKFHHRVSLLNFLKVLIWLHLLCVIGNFVTAFWWSGLWMGLLTLTAKYFTPVYLHVGGSVGKMSTGFLLAVVAIGDLAMFLIAIIRILIPECDEGSPYYNEHGVLHCSYRVWFAVVFLPVQMVLCTVTAVVCVLLYTNFQFEAGQLVERCLVETRDINKVLYSALHGNGRERHNAAFELINLALTDDDNKFHIVQEGGLQVLQTLLTSGQENEETKDYAAEALAELLTVEAIQDEFISEGGLLTLGALLHSSREHVVHEASCALSFIISRDEHKMTLINNNGLNDVIYPIIHGCSFDVAKILSGVLLDLSLDGDVRHYIIEHHDIVMVLSSLLAMGGEVQRSGLQTMELLAIHSGQVLQPLLLDHLISIATSDTMDEGIAQLVGKILSYYANSEEGVRLLASQDHLIPAMTALVDAGEVDVISGIMRNMSLYQPIRSRLEEMGVSQLRRKITSLPGTTVADLLPW from the exons ATGCTATTTTACGTCGAGTCAAAGTTATATCCG GGGAGGACCATGGTACTGGTGTGTAGTCGTAGTGATAGTGTAGCACGTGCTAAAGCATTACTGCTGCACATCCTCAGTGAAGTCACCCACAAGACAGACCACTTCTTCAGGCTAAAATATCGTGGAGAGTTCATGAAGGATGCTTTGTCGTTACAA GACTATGGTGTTGATGACATGTCAGTTGTCAAGATGATCCCCCTCTACCATTCTTCCCAGTTAGACATGGCAAAT CCAGTGAACCCAAACAAGCAAgatgatatatttgtagctctTGACAAGGAGAAGGTGAAGTTTCACCACCGCGTATCCTTGCTGAACTTCCTAAAG GTATTGATATGGCTCCATCTGTTGTGCGTGATTGGGAACTTTGTGACAGCATTCTGGTGGTCAGGCCTGTGGATGGGACTCTTGACACTTACTGCGAAGTACTTCACTCCAGTCTACCTTCATGTGGGAGGATCTGTTGGGAAGATGAGCACGGG CTTTCTGTTGGCGGTGGTTGCTATTGGAGACCTGGCCATGTTCCTGATAGCCATCATCAGGATACTAATCCCGGAGTGTGATGAGGGATCACCATATTATAATGAGCATGGAGTACTGCACTGTAGCTACCGAGTGTGGTTTGCTG TTGTGTTCCTGCCAGTGCAGATGGTTCTGTGTACAGTCACTGCTGTTGTGTGTGTCTTACTGTACACCAATTTCCAGTTTGAAGCTGGCCAGTTGGTAGAGAGGTGTCTAGTGGAGACCCGGGACATCAATAAAGTGCTCTACTCTGCACTACATGGCAA TGGTCGGGAGCGTCACAATGCTGCATTTGAGCTGATCAATCTGGCACTGACGGATGATGACAACAAATTCCATATTGTGCAAGAGGGAGG ATTACAAGTGCTGCAGACATTGCTGACCAGTGGCCAAGAGAATGAG GAGACCAAAGATTATGCAGCAGAAGCACTGGCTGAGCTGCTGACAGTAGAAGCCATACAG GACGAATTCATCAGCGAGGGTGGGCTGCTAACCCTGGGGGCGTTGCTACACAGCTCACGAGAACATGTAGTCCATGAGGCATCATGTGCTCTCTCGTTCATCATATCTCGTGATGAACACAAGATGACACTGATCAATAATAATGG ACTGAATGATGTAATTTATCCCATAATTCATGGTTGTTCGTTTGACGTGGCTAAAATTCTATCTGGAGTGCTACTAGACTTGTCACTTGATGGTGATGTCAGGCATTACATCATTGAACATCATGACATTG TCATGGTATTGTCGTCACTACTGGCCATGGGTGGAGAGGTGCAACGGTCTGGCCTGCAGACGATGGAGTTGCTGGCTATTCACAGTGGCCAAGTGTTGCAGCCATTATTACTGGATCACCTGATCTCTATTGCAACAAGTGATACAATGGATGAAGGAATTGCTCAACTTGTTGGCAAAATACTCAGTTACTATGCCAACAGTGAAGAG GGGGTAAGGCTGTTAGCTTCACAGGATCACCTGATCCCAGCAATGACAGCACTAGTAGATGCTGGAGAGGTGGACGTCATTAGTGGGATAATGAGGAACATGTCACTATACCAACCCATCAG GTCACGTCTTGAGGAGATGGGTGTGTCTCAGCTAAGGAGGAAAATTACATCATTACCTGGGACCACTGTGGCTGatttgttaccatggtga
- the LOC136242690 gene encoding uncharacterized protein isoform X1 codes for MLFYVESKLYPGRTMVLVCSRSDSVARAKALLLHILSEVTHKTDHFFRLKYRGEFMKDALSLQDYGVDDMSVVKMIPLYHSSQLDMANPVNPNKQDDIFVALDKEKVKFHHRVSLLNFLKVLIWLHLLCVIGNFVTAFWWSGLWMGLLTLTAKYFTPVYLHVGGSVGKMSTGDKRFMLTYSFLLAVVAIGDLAMFLIAIIRILIPECDEGSPYYNEHGVLHCSYRVWFAVVFLPVQMVLCTVTAVVCVLLYTNFQFEAGQLVERCLVETRDINKVLYSALHGNGRERHNAAFELINLALTDDDNKFHIVQEGGLQVLQTLLTSGQENEETKDYAAEALAELLTVEAIQDEFISEGGLLTLGALLHSSREHVVHEASCALSFIISRDEHKMTLINNNGLNDVIYPIIHGCSFDVAKILSGVLLDLSLDGDVRHYIIEHHDIVMVLSSLLAMGGEVQRSGLQTMELLAIHSGQVLQPLLLDHLISIATSDTMDEGIAQLVGKILSYYANSEEGVRLLASQDHLIPAMTALVDAGEVDVISGIMRNMSLYQPIRSRLEEMGVSQLRRKITSLPGTTVADLLPW; via the exons ATGCTATTTTACGTCGAGTCAAAGTTATATCCG GGGAGGACCATGGTACTGGTGTGTAGTCGTAGTGATAGTGTAGCACGTGCTAAAGCATTACTGCTGCACATCCTCAGTGAAGTCACCCACAAGACAGACCACTTCTTCAGGCTAAAATATCGTGGAGAGTTCATGAAGGATGCTTTGTCGTTACAA GACTATGGTGTTGATGACATGTCAGTTGTCAAGATGATCCCCCTCTACCATTCTTCCCAGTTAGACATGGCAAAT CCAGTGAACCCAAACAAGCAAgatgatatatttgtagctctTGACAAGGAGAAGGTGAAGTTTCACCACCGCGTATCCTTGCTGAACTTCCTAAAG GTATTGATATGGCTCCATCTGTTGTGCGTGATTGGGAACTTTGTGACAGCATTCTGGTGGTCAGGCCTGTGGATGGGACTCTTGACACTTACTGCGAAGTACTTCACTCCAGTCTACCTTCATGTGGGAGGATCTGTTGGGAAGATGAGCACGGG GGATAAACGCTTCATGCTCACTTACAGCTTTCTGTTGGCGGTGGTTGCTATTGGAGACCTGGCCATGTTCCTGATAGCCATCATCAGGATACTAATCCCGGAGTGTGATGAGGGATCACCATATTATAATGAGCATGGAGTACTGCACTGTAGCTACCGAGTGTGGTTTGCTG TTGTGTTCCTGCCAGTGCAGATGGTTCTGTGTACAGTCACTGCTGTTGTGTGTGTCTTACTGTACACCAATTTCCAGTTTGAAGCTGGCCAGTTGGTAGAGAGGTGTCTAGTGGAGACCCGGGACATCAATAAAGTGCTCTACTCTGCACTACATGGCAA TGGTCGGGAGCGTCACAATGCTGCATTTGAGCTGATCAATCTGGCACTGACGGATGATGACAACAAATTCCATATTGTGCAAGAGGGAGG ATTACAAGTGCTGCAGACATTGCTGACCAGTGGCCAAGAGAATGAG GAGACCAAAGATTATGCAGCAGAAGCACTGGCTGAGCTGCTGACAGTAGAAGCCATACAG GACGAATTCATCAGCGAGGGTGGGCTGCTAACCCTGGGGGCGTTGCTACACAGCTCACGAGAACATGTAGTCCATGAGGCATCATGTGCTCTCTCGTTCATCATATCTCGTGATGAACACAAGATGACACTGATCAATAATAATGG ACTGAATGATGTAATTTATCCCATAATTCATGGTTGTTCGTTTGACGTGGCTAAAATTCTATCTGGAGTGCTACTAGACTTGTCACTTGATGGTGATGTCAGGCATTACATCATTGAACATCATGACATTG TCATGGTATTGTCGTCACTACTGGCCATGGGTGGAGAGGTGCAACGGTCTGGCCTGCAGACGATGGAGTTGCTGGCTATTCACAGTGGCCAAGTGTTGCAGCCATTATTACTGGATCACCTGATCTCTATTGCAACAAGTGATACAATGGATGAAGGAATTGCTCAACTTGTTGGCAAAATACTCAGTTACTATGCCAACAGTGAAGAG GGGGTAAGGCTGTTAGCTTCACAGGATCACCTGATCCCAGCAATGACAGCACTAGTAGATGCTGGAGAGGTGGACGTCATTAGTGGGATAATGAGGAACATGTCACTATACCAACCCATCAG GTCACGTCTTGAGGAGATGGGTGTGTCTCAGCTAAGGAGGAAAATTACATCATTACCTGGGACCACTGTGGCTGatttgttaccatggtga
- the LOC136243753 gene encoding cell division control protein 42 homolog, with protein MQTIKCVVVGDGAVGKTCLLISYTTNKFPQEYVPTVFDNYAVTVMIGGEPYTLGLFDTAGQEDYDRLRPLSYPQTDVFLVCFSVVSPASFENVKEKWVPEITHHCPKTPFLLVGTQIDLRDDAGTVEKLSKVKMKPITVEQAEKLARELRAVKYVECSALTQKGLKNVFDEAILAALEPPEVTKKRKCVLL; from the exons ATGCAGACGATAAAGTGTGTAGTGGTAGGGGACGGTGCTGTAGGAAAGACTTGTTTGTTGATTTCCTACACCACCAACAAATTCCCTCAAGAATATGTGCCGACA GTATTCGACAACTATGCAGTGACTGTGATGATCGGAGGAGAGCCATACACTCTCGGATTGTTTGATACTGCAG GACAAGAAGATTATGACCGACTAAGACCACTTTCATATCCACAAACTGATGTGTTCTTAGTCTGTTTCTCAGTCGTATCACCAGCATCCTTTGAGAATGTTAAAGAGAAG TGGGTACCAGAGATCACCCATCATTGTCCTAAGACACCTTTTCTTCTAGTTGGAACACAG ATTGATTTGAGAGACGATGCAGGCACTGTTGAGAAGCTATCCAAAGTTAAAATGAAGCCTATCACAGTTGAGCAGGCTGAGAAGCTAGCAAGAGAATTGCGTGCAGTTAAATATGTTGAGTGTTCCGCTCTCACACAAAAAGGTCTCAAGAATGTATTTGATGAGGCTATTTTGGCTGCTCTTGAGCCCCCAGAGGTAACAAAGAAGCGAAAGTGTGTCTTACTCTAG